The window ATTGTACGTATGTAATATAATTATAAAATACGTACTTGTCAAGACCTAAGATCTTTCTTCTTGAGGAGACACATTACCCCATAACGGTCATGGCAAAAAGCAGTGGGTTTAAATCGAGAATAGTGTCTAAGTAACCCATTGATATTTTGCCAATGTTGTAGGTCTGTCGCAATTATCTACGCTTTTTAAATGAGCCAATTGATTCTTATCTATTCTTTTACCGCTTTCCAAATATAATAAAACGCTTCCGGTAAGATAGGTTTTAACCTATTCAGTCTTTGATAAGGTTTCTGTAAAGTTATTGCTTCCAATATTGAGAACTTATCTTCACTGTATTTATCAGTACTAAAATTAATTGCAATCCCGTTTTTTATTGAGTTAGCTATGTAAAGAACTTTTGAAGCTGTTATTTTAGCTTTCTCCTCAACAATAAATCTGTCTTTCAGAAGATGATTGGAAATTTTACTTATTCCGTCTTCGAGATAATCGGTAATTTGATTTGGTTTAAAACCTTTTAATCGAATATGAAGTAATTCAAGGCAAGTATCAATTGTATCTTGGAGTGCTTGTTCTTTTGTGAATTCAGTTCCTCTATAATCATTTTCTTTATTGAAAGTTGCATCAAAAGCGATTTTAACTTTTTCAAAATCAGAAGCAATGTCAAATAATTCTCCAAGGTCATACAATTGTTTGATAACCTGCATGACCATCAAATTACCACCCTTTGTAATAAAAGGAACACCGGTTGTCGAAGGAGCAAAAGCTGTAAGTTTATCTCCGAGCAATCCTTCGATGCTTGGCAATTTAACTTCTAAATCTGAAATAACTTCAAAAAGGTCGGTTTTAATAGGTTTAGTTTCTATGAAAGGAATATAATTCGGATATTCAAGTACGATATCCAAAAGAACAGATTCCTCTTTACCAAAGACGACAGAATTGTAATAGAATTTAAAATGTTTGCGATTCGGTAATCCTCTATGACCTCGAACATTTTCTTCAAATCTTATGAAATCACTTGATTCGGGAATCTCAGATAATTTTGAAATGAAATTTTCAATATTATCACCGTAGATTATGTCAATATCAATAGAAAGTCTTTTTATCTTTGGAACATGGAGTAAAAGACTTGTACCGCCTTTGAAAATAAAATCTTCTTCAAACTGAGCAATAAAACCGAGGAGTGCAAATGCACGGATGGTTTTTTCTATTAAAATCGGATCACCTGAAAATTGTTTTGATTTGGAAATTATCCATTCTTGAGAAAAGCATTTTGGATTTATCAAATCTTGCATCAATCAATTAACTCCACATTAATATTATTAAGGACATAATTGATTATCGAGGCAGAATTAAGATTTCTTCGTTTTGCATATGAGAGTAATTCTGAAATGTTAATTCTGCCGGAATTGATTATGCTTTTTATTACATATTCAGCTTCCGGTAAATCCATAATGCTTAATTTCTGATTTTCTATTATAAAATCAATCAGAATTTTTTCAATAGGGGAGATTTTGTTTTCAGAAGAAGGTTGTTTAGATATTGAAGGTCTGATAACAATAGTGTTTTCAGACATCGTAAAGAGTTTATTCACTTCCGCTTTAATTGGATTCTCAAAAACATTGTAACCTTTATCTTTGAAGAAAGTAGAAACATTTCTCATATAGTCAGAATCTGTATATACAAATACAATAAACTTTGCTAAAAGATGATGTGTAAAGGAATTTAGCTGCTGAGTTGACCAGCATGAAAAAGGCAGTAAAGGAAAACCTTCTTTTATAATTTCAACAAAAGGTTTAACAGGTTCAGAATAAAGTAAAAAAGGATTTTCTAAAAAAGAATACCAGCCTTTACCTGCATCAAAAATAATACCTTTCTTTTTGAAATCATGGAGATATCTATTGATAGTAGGATTTGTAACAGTTCTCTTTTTTGATTTTAGAAAATCTCGTACAGATTCAACAGAGAAATAATTAGATTTTACTTTAATCCTCTCAATTTCTTCTAAAAGAAGATATTTTACAGACAGTTTTGAGATAGAATAATCCTTATTTAAATTTTTGTATAATATACAAAGAAATTCTATCTCAATCAAACTTAATGTTGGGGAAATTATGATGTTATAAAAATTGAAACTATTTTTTTATTTATAATATTGAATCTCTCTTTCGGTAATTCCTATAACTTTTTCTGAATTGTAGGGATGTCTAATTTGCTTAATCCAATTGTCATATGAATCAAACTCTTCATAAGAATATGAGTCATGGGATGAAATTGATATGCCTGAATTTGTATTGCTTTTTTCCATAATTTCGTTTCCATTCTCGTCATATTCAGATTCAGATGAATGTTCTGAATCAATATTTCCGTCATCATCATATTCGATACGATGATATTTTACAATATGCCCATTCTTGTACTCAAAAGTTTCTTGCTTTGCAATATCATCACCATAACTAAGAGTATATTTGATATTATTGCCTTCACTATCATACTCATAGATTTCTTCTTTAACTAAAACGTCTTCGCTATATCCAATAATTTTAATTATCTCCAAGTTCTCGTTATAAATATACTTCGATTCTAGCCATAAATCACCATTATGATCAAAGTTTTTGCAGCTTATTTTATAACCATCCTTATTATAATTGTATTCTTTTATTGTTTTACTTCTTGTACCATCACTATTAAGTTTTTCGGTCATAGTAATGTCACCGAATTCATTCCACTCTGTAATCTCAGAAACATTCCCTTTCGAGTTATAACGAATACTCTTGATTTTATTTCCATTTTTATTATAATCAGTAATTTCTTTACTTGAAATTTCACCACTTAAAAAAACAGTATGGGAAGTAATATTACCATCTTTGTTAAATTCTGAAATAATAGAGTAATTTGGTGATCCTTTTGAAATTTCACCAAATTTTTCTTTTACACTGAAGGAAGTTGCTTTCAGAGATTTTACTTTCCCATTTAAATTATACTCACTTAAAGAGTTTTCTTTTGAGCATCCCATAAAAAGAGTTAACATTACAATGCAAATTGTAACGACCAGTTT is drawn from Candidatus Delongbacteria bacterium and contains these coding sequences:
- a CDS encoding nucleotidyl transferase AbiEii/AbiGii toxin family protein; the encoded protein is MQDLINPKCFSQEWIISKSKQFSGDPILIEKTIRAFALLGFIAQFEEDFIFKGGTSLLLHVPKIKRLSIDIDIIYGDNIENFISKLSEIPESSDFIRFEENVRGHRGLPNRKHFKFYYNSVVFGKEESVLLDIVLEYPNYIPFIETKPIKTDLFEVISDLEVKLPSIEGLLGDKLTAFAPSTTGVPFITKGGNLMVMQVIKQLYDLGELFDIASDFEKVKIAFDATFNKENDYRGTEFTKEQALQDTIDTCLELLHIRLKGFKPNQITDYLEDGISKISNHLLKDRFIVEEKAKITASKVLYIANSIKNGIAINFSTDKYSEDKFSILEAITLQKPYQRLNRLKPILPEAFYYIWKAVKE